In Salvelinus alpinus chromosome 19, SLU_Salpinus.1, whole genome shotgun sequence, the genomic stretch CACTTCATAAATATCCACTGTTGCCAGCATTTCCACGTGACAAAGCCTCAGCGCTCTCTCCAGTTAATAAATTCAATTTACCAGTGAAATTTGACTGACCAAGGAAATGCTAATTTAGGACCATAGGACTGCTGCACTGatcaattattataatttgtaaaaatatttTCACTCGAGTCCCTCAAGCCAAGGCATTAGACATTTCAGTAATTTAAGTGCAGTACATTCAAGGGAAACTCACAGTCATAATAAATATTTCAATGTTCTGAATCCTAAAGTCAACGGATGACTCGGGCTCAACGCGTCTCAACCATGGGCTGAAACGGACCAGGAAAAAGCAGTGTACCTTGTCTCATCTCACATCACCCGAGAGAACAGGGCATGATTGTTACACATCAAGACTCccctttggtcccagctctcacTCCTCCTATATGATAGTGCCCAAAAGTGAAAGGGATATCCCACTTCTACCATACTTATAAAAGGGAGGCATGACAGGATTAGCACTATAACGGAACGAAGTCAAAAGCCTCCCATAGCAAAAAGCTGATTCAGCCTCATTTTCAGATTCCTAAACTGGGGTTTCTTTGTTTTGGGGGGATGGGTGAGTTTAGGGGACACAAATCTAGGGATTAAAAGGAATatattaaaataaatatattaaaaGATGTATAACTAAACCACACACAAGAGGTCATGCTGGAAAACCTCCCAATCATACAGTAACAATCTTCAAAagtgagggggggaaaaaatcatatatttttttttgcaattttttttttttgtaagtgTTTTCAAAATGTACTGTAGATTCCAGTGTTGTTTAGAGAAGATAGCTCTCTGGCTAGGTTACAGAACCAGAGCAGCGACTATGCCTTATACCAGGACATCAGAAACTGCACGTCAGCTTGAGGAGGAATAACAAGAAACAATAAAAAAGCATTTTGAGACACTTTTCCCCCATAGCAGCCTATGCATATAATATACCTACAAATATAGAAAACAACAAAAATAGGTTCAAGATTTCAAGTTTCTTAAATATATCATATCCAAACTACCCAATTCCAAACTCCAAAGTTAACAAAGTTTTTAAACTCCAAGCAGTGCAATTTATGGGATCAATTATAACAACAATAATTACTAATATTGTCATATATTTTTCATTCAACATTGTGACGTTTGTGTGTACAcgtctgtgtttgtgtatgtgtgtatgagtttttgagtgtgtgtatgtatgaaaATGTGTGCGAGTATGATGTATTTCTTTAGGGACTTTAGAAAGCAGCCCTACCCTTTGGCCCTTTGGGGCCTTCTTTGTGACTATAGCACCCCAGTTGCGTTGTATTTGGATGGGGGAACAACAGAGGTGGCTGTATGCACTTTCATATCAAGCTAGAATTCTCACCAAAAAAAGTTGAATCaactcaaaacaacaacaacaaaacaagaaaggaacaaatacaaaataaaatcacCCCCAAATTCCTGTTGGCAAACCACACTATGGGACATCTGGAGAATCTTCTGTCAGGGCACCCAAAACCACTGAAACCCTTTTTCTCCCTGACTGATAAATAACCACTCTGGGCTGGGAGGGAGAAACCCCCCAGCCGTCACCCAACACAAgatccactctaacaccatcgcTTCCCTCCCTGGCGCCCCCGAGCTGCTTCAAGCAGTGCCAGTCTCAACAGGCCTATACGTCCCCAGGAAATCAAGGTCTTCTTCTCTGTCCCTCAGCTTTTGATCCAGATTTCGCATCATTCATTCATTCGTGTCCCCTGGCTCTCGCCCTCATCCTCCCACGCTCTATCTGTAAACTGGGAGGCGGATGTGCGCGTGCTGGTGGTCCAACAGCCGTGGCACTGACACAGTCTCATAGCCTTTGCCCAGCATCTGCTCTTTGATGCAGGGCGGGTGGACGTCGTTGATCAGGTACTCCAGAGACTGCAGGCTGCTGCTCAGCACCGCTGTGTTGCACAGCTGGCTCTTACTGGGCAAGCTGCAGCACAGGCATCCCCCGCTCCCGCTGTCTATTGcggggtggtggtgatgatggtggtggtggtggggatgatGGTGGTGGGGGTAGCCCATCTCCCTGTGCCCCCCTGTGGCTGGCCCTCGGGTGGTGGTCCCCAGGAGCTCCTGGTGCGGGTTGTAACAGTCACTGTCGGGGGTGACCAGCACGCTGTTCCAGGGTGGGGCAAAGTACTGGCCCACCGAGAAGTTCCCATGCATCCCCATGCAGTTCAGAGGGGAAGAGCTGACCTTGTCCaggtaccccccaccccctccacttCCCCCCGTCAGGTGGTAGggtctggaggaggaggaggatgacacCTGCGCCTGGGCCATGATCCCTGCTCCCCCCGGGGCACCACAGCTTTCAGGGGACTTACTGATGGCCCCTCCTCCCCCGCTGCCCCCACTGTACATGCGAAGCACagcctgctgctgctgttgctgtttcTGCCACAGGATGTAGTCCATGCTGTCCGAGTATATCCCGGCCTTCATGGCCTCGCCACTGTGCACCGCCAGCGGCAGCCCTGCCCCTGTGTACACCAGGTTAGGCTGGGGCGCCATGCCGCCCACGTAGCCACCTCCCGAGGAGCAGGAGGATACCCCCATGATACCCCCCGCACCCTGCTTGGAGGGGCTGGGGTTGGTAGAGGGTGCGGTGGAGGAGTTTGCACCCTGGCACACCTGCTGCAGAGCCTGGGCCTGGCAGTGCTGGTTGATTTGATAGATGATGCTCTGGATGGAAGGGAGGTTGGACTGTGGGGGTAGCTGGACCAGGCCTCGTCCCCCTGTCACAGGGATCCCAGAGCCGGCCACAGTGACGTTAGGGGGCACCGAGAGGGAGAGGCCAGGGGCCTCGGGGGGCTTCGAGGGTCCAGTGTGGTACACCATCCGGCAGTGGCCATTGGCTAAAGTACTACTGCTAGGGGGAGGGTACGGGGCGACAGCTATTTGGGCTGGGGAGAGCTTAGTTCGCCTGCCTTCCGAGTTCTTGAGGACGCCCTTAGTGGGGGCGAAGGGGGAAGAGACCTTGACAATGGCCAGGAGGCCTGTGTAGCCGCCGGTATGGAGGTGTGGGTAGGGGCTGTAGCGCTGgctacctgtggtgtcaaagcCGTTCACAGTCCGGTTAAGGTGCTTGTGCTGGGGGACTCTGATGTTGGTGGGGAAGATCTTGATGGAGAGTGGGCTGCTCTGCGTCTTCTGGGCGAAGGCATCCAGCTCAGCCACGCTGGGGTAGCGGGGAGAATGCATGGGAACCACCATCTCACCTGCAAGATAAATAGACAAGAGACACATGGGAGTGAGCACAAGAGACAGAGCTAAGCATGGGACAATGTAAAGTCGGTACAGGTCACCATACTTATAGGgtaggacattcaacaagcacaacacttacacaaatgactgatgattagctgagagaaattgatgataaaaagattgtgggaactgttttgttagacttcagtgcggcttttgacattattgatcttagtctgctgatggaaaaacatgtgttatggctttaaacaccttgctatattgtggataaagatttacctgtctaacagaatacagagggtgttctttaatggaagcctctccaacattatccaggtagaatca encodes the following:
- the LOC139545704 gene encoding protein FAM222A-like is translated as MLACLQRRQNPPIPSSQHPLCASKALEPPQALSRKCEMVVPMHSPRYPSVAELDAFAQKTQSSPLSIKIFPTNIRVPQHKHLNRTVNGFDTTGSQRYSPYPHLHTGGYTGLLAIVKVSSPFAPTKGVLKNSEGRRTKLSPAQIAVAPYPPPSSSTLANGHCRMVYHTGPSKPPEAPGLSLSVPPNVTVAGSGIPVTGGRGLVQLPPQSNLPSIQSIIYQINQHCQAQALQQVCQGANSSTAPSTNPSPSKQGAGGIMGVSSCSSGGGYVGGMAPQPNLVYTGAGLPLAVHSGEAMKAGIYSDSMDYILWQKQQQQQQAVLRMYSGGSGGGGAISKSPESCGAPGGAGIMAQAQVSSSSSSRPYHLTGGSGGGGGYLDKVSSSPLNCMGMHGNFSVGQYFAPPWNSVLVTPDSDCYNPHQELLGTTTRGPATGGHREMGYPHHHHPHHHHHHHHHPAIDSGSGGCLCCSLPSKSQLCNTAVLSSSLQSLEYLINDVHPPCIKEQMLGKGYETVSVPRLLDHQHAHIRLPVYR